DNA from Bradyrhizobium japonicum USDA 6:
GAGAATTTCGGCTCCAGCACGTAGGTGCAGCCGTTCAGGAGCGCCTGATAGAACGCATTGAGTGCGTTGGTGTGGAACAGCGGCAGTGTCGTGAACAGCACATCGCCCTCGCGGATGCCAAGCGCCCGCGCCGAATAAATGCCCCACCAGAACAGCTGCGCCTGCGGACAGCACACCCCCTTCGCTGGCCCCGTCGTGCCCGACGTGTAGAGGATCGCAACGGTATCGCCGGGACGCACGGCACCCGCCGGGGCCGCGGCTCCGAGCGCCGGCAACGGTACCGCGGAAAGCCGGGCATCGACTGCGCCGGCGGCAGCTTCGACGATCCAGGTGCGAGGTGGCAGGTCGACACCTGCCTCGACACTCTCGATCGCGTCGACGAACTGAGCCTCGACGACGAGGAGCGCGGGACGCGAGTTGCGGAAGATGTGGGACAGCTGGAAGCCGCGCAGCGCGGTATTGATCGGGACCGCAATGGCGCCAAGCCATGCGCAGCCGAGATAGACCTGCAGGAACTCCGGAAGGTTCGAACACATCAACGCGACCCGATCGCCCGGACTGATCCCGGCATCGACGAGCGCCTGGGCCGACGCGGCCGCGATCGCCGCGGTCTGCGCAAAGCTCCAGCGCGTCTCCCCCGCGACAAGCAGGACACGATCGCCATGGCGCTCGGCCTGCCGCGTGAGGATCGTTGACAGGATGCGGTCCGACGGCGGAAACGACGTCACTGCACACGCCCAGGCCGGCGTCACGTTCTCACGGCCGACCGCGTCGCTGACGTTCACCGGCGCGTTCTCCGTCACGATCAGGCTCCCGTCTCAGGGCAACAGCTTGTATTTGCCGTTCTCGATCTGCACCAGGACGCGCGAGCGATCATCTACGCCATGCCGATCCGCCGGCGTATAGGTGTAGACGCCCTGCGTCCCGACGACCTCCTTGGTCGTGAACAGCGCCTGACGAAGCGCGGTGCGGAATTCCGGCGTGCCGGGTTTGGCACCGGTTGCCATCGCGCGCTTGGCGGCATCGGCGAAGACGAGCCAGCCGTCGAAGGAATAGGACGAGAATGAATCCGTCGGCGCCTCGCCGTTCGCCTTCTCGAAGGCAGAGCGGAAATCCAGGGCCACCTTCTGGATCGGATTGCTGGACGGAAGCTGCTCCGCCGCGGTCACGGGTCCAGTCGGGCAGATGATGCCGTTGGCGGCCTTGCCGGCGAGACGCAGGAAATCGGCGCTGATCAGCCCATGATTGCCATATAGCGGCCCTTTATATCCGCGCTCGGACAAGGCGATGACCGGCAGCGCGCCGGGCGTTCCAGTGCCGCCGAGCATGATGGCGTCGGGACGTGCGGCGAGTGCGCGCAGCACCTGAGCCGTCACCGAAGAATCCGATCTGGCGTAGCGTTCGTTGGCAATGATCTTGATGTCGGTCGTCTTCACACTCTGCTCGAGCGAGTTGTACATGAGGTCGCCGAACGCATCGGAGAAGCCGATGAACGCGACGGTCTTCAGGCCCTTCGCCCTCATGTGATCGACGATGCCTTGCACGAGAAGCGGCGTCGGCTGCGGCGTCTGGACGACCCAGGGGCCGCCGTCGCCCGGCGGCACCGGCGCGATCGGTGACACCGCGATCATCGGCACCTTCATCTCGATCGCGGCGGTCGCCATCGCCAGGGTCTGCGGCGCGCCCGACGTTCCGATCAGGATATCGACCTTCTCCTGCTCGACGAGCTTGCGCGCATTGCGCGCCGAAGCGGTGGCATCGGAAGCGTCGTCGAGTTGGATGACGCGGACCTTCTCGCCGCCGATCTCACCGACATAGGCCTCTCCCGCGGCGATGCCCTTCGCATTCGGGATGCCGATCGAGGATACCGGCCCGCTGAGACCGGTGACGAAGCCGACGAGGATCTCGGCCTGCGCAAGTTGCGGGACGGCGAGAAGCATTACGGTGGAAGCCAGCAGGCTCTTGATCAAGTTCATGGCACCTGTCTTTCGTGAGGATGTCTTATTCCGATTGGCAAGCGCCATGGATTGGACTCAGGTTGACGCCACCAGCGCGATGACGCGAAGCGGACTGCCGGAGCCGTTCTGGATCTTCAGCGGCGAAGCCACGATGACCGCCCCGGTGGGTGGAAGCTGATCCAGGTTGCACAGGCATTGCAGGCCATAGCGGCCCGCGCCGTGCAGGAAGTGATGCGCCGGATAAGGCGGCTCGAAATGGCCGGCCTGCCCCGCATCCGTGCCAATGGTCTCGGTGCCGAACCCGATGACGCCGCGTTCCTCGACCAGCCACTTCATGACGGCGGAGTTCGGGCCCGGCGTGTGTGCGCCGTCATCCCTCAGATTGGAATAGTCGCGCCAGCCCTTCTTCGACCAGTCGGTCCTGAGCAGCACCCAGTTCCGCTCGGGGATCCGGCCGTGCTTTGCTTCCCAGGCCTCGACGAGCGGGACGGTCAGCAGGAAATCGGGATCCTGCGCCGCCTGCGCGGAGCAGTCGATCACGCAGGCCGGCGCGATCATGTCCTTGGCCGGCATCGTGTCGACGGCATTGTTCGGCAGGTTCTTGCCGGTGAACCAGTGGATCGGCGCGTCGAAATGCGTGCCGGTGTGCTCGCCGAACGTGACGTTGTTCCAGTACCAGGCCGGACCGCGACCATCGTATCGCGAGATTTCCTGGATGCGGACGGGGGCGGCCTGGCCGAACTCCGGCGGCAGCACGATGACCGGAAAATCCGGACTGAGCGTAAATGTCAGGTCGACGACGCGCACCGCGCCGGAAGAAACCGCACCCGCCAGCTCCAGGAGATTGTTGCTCTGCATCGTCACGTCCTCCGGCTTGGTTGAAATCCCGCTTCTCACCTGTCGAGCTCGCGCTCGAGCGCTTTCGGATTGGCCGCAAGACGTTGCCGGATCTCTTCGGCGACATCTCCGACATACACCTCCTCGAGCCCGCCTTTGAGACCCGACACGATCGCCTGCGCGATTGCGCGCGGCGCGACCTTCGGCGGCGGCACGGTCTGGAACCACTCGGTGTCGGCGGGCCCGGTGAACAGATTCATCACCCTGACGCCGCCGGGCCTGAGCTCGGCACGAAGGCAGTGCGAGAGCGACAGGCACGCCGCTTGCGAGGCCGAGTAGGCGCCAAAGGCAGGCCAGTTCGCCAGCGCATAGACCGAGAGAATGTTGACCCAGGCGGCACTGCTGTTGATGCCATCGGCACCCCGCATCCGCATGGCGGGGCCGAAGGCCTGTGCGAGGTTGATGAAGCCGAGATAGGCCTGGTCGATCTCGTCGCGCGCGATGCTCGTGCCCCTGCGGTCGAGCAGGCCGCCCGGTCGCACATATTCCGTCGTGTTGACGAGGATATCGACCTTGCCGCCGATGTCGGCTGCGAGATCGGCCGCAGATTTCTCGTCGGCAGCGTCAAGGGTCACGATCTCGATTCCGTCCTGGCCGCGCAGCAGCTGCTCGCCGGCGAAAGGCCGCCACGGTTCGGCAATGCCGACGAAGACCGTCTTGGCGCCCGCGGCCTTCAAGGCGGCGACGGCCTCCTGACCGATCACGCTCCGACCGTTGGTGACCAGCACCCGCCGGAATTTCGGATCGGCCGTCATTTCCCGCCATTGCTTGTCGTCTGCCATGTTGGGAGTCTCCCCCTCGGGATGGGCAAAGGCCACCGCCTGGCCGCTCTTGTCGAGTTGAAACGACATGCGGACGGGTGCGCCCTCCACGCAGTCGGCATGGAGGTGCGTCACAATCGTCGGACCGCAATCCATCTTCACGAGGCCGATGCGCCAGGGCGCCCGCTCGCGGAAATAGACATCGCTCGGCACGCGCGCAGTCGTTTCGGCAAGAAGAACACCTCGTCGTGGCGCAT
Protein-coding regions in this window:
- a CDS encoding cyclase family protein yields the protein MQSNNLLELAGAVSSGAVRVVDLTFTLSPDFPVIVLPPEFGQAAPVRIQEISRYDGRGPAWYWNNVTFGEHTGTHFDAPIHWFTGKNLPNNAVDTMPAKDMIAPACVIDCSAQAAQDPDFLLTVPLVEAWEAKHGRIPERNWVLLRTDWSKKGWRDYSNLRDDGAHTPGPNSAVMKWLVEERGVIGFGTETIGTDAGQAGHFEPPYPAHHFLHGAGRYGLQCLCNLDQLPPTGAVIVASPLKIQNGSGSPLRVIALVAST
- a CDS encoding ABC transporter substrate-binding protein encodes the protein MNLIKSLLASTVMLLAVPQLAQAEILVGFVTGLSGPVSSIGIPNAKGIAAGEAYVGEIGGEKVRVIQLDDASDATASARNARKLVEQEKVDILIGTSGAPQTLAMATAAIEMKVPMIAVSPIAPVPPGDGGPWVVQTPQPTPLLVQGIVDHMRAKGLKTVAFIGFSDAFGDLMYNSLEQSVKTTDIKIIANERYARSDSSVTAQVLRALAARPDAIMLGGTGTPGALPVIALSERGYKGPLYGNHGLISADFLRLAGKAANGIICPTGPVTAAEQLPSSNPIQKVALDFRSAFEKANGEAPTDSFSSYSFDGWLVFADAAKRAMATGAKPGTPEFRTALRQALFTTKEVVGTQGVYTYTPADRHGVDDRSRVLVQIENGKYKLLP
- a CDS encoding SDR family NAD(P)-dependent oxidoreductase gives rise to the protein MIEPIKPPRRKNPLLRTRLPASPPRPRSRTSHGFTRAAAEGRFMLQRCDACGSFAYPAREACPSCLSAGLAFVDAPRRGVLLAETTARVPSDVYFRERAPWRIGLVKMDCGPTIVTHLHADCVEGAPVRMSFQLDKSGQAVAFAHPEGETPNMADDKQWREMTADPKFRRVLVTNGRSVIGQEAVAALKAAGAKTVFVGIAEPWRPFAGEQLLRGQDGIEIVTLDAADEKSAADLAADIGGKVDILVNTTEYVRPGGLLDRRGTSIARDEIDQAYLGFINLAQAFGPAMRMRGADGINSSAAWVNILSVYALANWPAFGAYSASQAACLSLSHCLRAELRPGGVRVMNLFTGPADTEWFQTVPPPKVAPRAIAQAIVSGLKGGLEEVYVGDVAEEIRQRLAANPKALERELDR